The Meiothermus sp. CFH 77666 genome has a window encoding:
- a CDS encoding ABC transporter permease — MSYFLMVLYAVWARELKRSLRESGQLIGAFSRPLLWVLIFGVGLSPFFRTGLRETSFLVPFTYVQFIFPAVAVLNIMYPAVQSAVSLIYDRELGFFREVFASPAARPAVFLGKLLGGVTLALLQGLLVLLLAPFVDVPMPWGVFWACLGPMLLIALAFTALGLVIASRMSSFEGFGVFANTLILPVYFLASSIFPLDPSLTVEQQQQIFPPWLVFLVHINPLTYAIDVLRGVSIGFQQFDPLTGWLILGISAAVLVGWAYYEFNRR; from the coding sequence ATGAGCTACTTCCTTATGGTGCTTTACGCGGTCTGGGCTCGAGAGCTCAAGCGCAGCCTGCGGGAGTCGGGGCAACTTATAGGGGCCTTTAGCCGGCCGTTGCTGTGGGTGCTCATCTTCGGGGTGGGCCTCTCCCCCTTTTTCCGCACCGGGCTGCGCGAGACCAGCTTCCTGGTGCCCTTTACCTATGTACAGTTCATCTTTCCTGCCGTAGCGGTGCTCAACATCATGTACCCGGCGGTGCAGTCGGCGGTCTCGCTCATCTACGACCGCGAGCTCGGCTTCTTCCGCGAGGTCTTCGCCTCACCGGCAGCCAGACCGGCGGTCTTCCTGGGCAAGCTCTTGGGCGGGGTCACCCTGGCCTTGCTACAGGGCCTTTTGGTTCTGCTCCTGGCCCCCTTTGTGGACGTGCCCATGCCATGGGGGGTTTTCTGGGCCTGCCTGGGGCCCATGCTGCTCATCGCCTTGGCCTTTACCGCACTGGGGCTGGTCATCGCCTCGAGGATGAGCAGCTTTGAGGGTTTTGGGGTATTCGCCAACACCCTGATCCTGCCGGTCTACTTCCTGGCCAGCTCCATCTTTCCCCTGGATCCCTCCCTCACGGTGGAACAGCAGCAGCAGATCTTCCCTCCCTGGTTGGTCTTCCTGGTGCACATCAACCCTCTGACCTACGCCATCGATGTGTTGCGGGGGGTGAGCATCGGCTTTCAGCAGTTCGACCCGCTCACCGGCTGGCTGATCCTGGGAATCAGCGCGGCCGTCCTGGTGGGCTGGGCCTACTACGAGTTCAACCGGCGATGA
- a CDS encoding ABC transporter permease subunit, whose translation MIQAAHAHPWLYRGVSFASIILAWLGLSVWLGPKLMPGPLETWAFLGRELERGVLLYQVGITLQRVLLAFLLSMAAGLLLGFWSGRSARAEQLLEGWVALGLAIPRILPIVVAYVLLGLNELAAVLSVFLIVLPTVVVQVREGVRTLEPRLFQMSRVFRKGRLEVAYFVAWPQMAPFVWGTARATLSLCWKMIVFAELLGRTSGVGYQIAFYFQMFEMRGILAYGLAITVALVALDALLAFGARQAGRWRGREALA comes from the coding sequence GTGATCCAAGCTGCTCATGCCCACCCCTGGCTGTACCGGGGGGTCTCCTTTGCCTCGATTATCCTGGCCTGGCTCGGGCTTTCGGTCTGGCTGGGCCCCAAGCTCATGCCGGGGCCGCTGGAGACCTGGGCCTTCCTAGGGCGCGAGCTTGAGCGGGGGGTGCTTTTGTACCAGGTGGGCATCACCCTGCAACGGGTTTTGCTGGCGTTTTTGCTGTCCATGGCGGCAGGTCTGCTGCTCGGCTTCTGGTCGGGCCGCTCGGCCAGGGCTGAGCAGCTCCTGGAAGGCTGGGTGGCCCTGGGTCTGGCCATCCCCCGCATCCTGCCCATCGTGGTGGCCTATGTTTTGCTCGGACTCAACGAGCTGGCTGCAGTGCTATCGGTTTTCCTGATCGTCCTCCCCACGGTGGTGGTCCAGGTACGGGAGGGTGTGCGCACCTTGGAGCCCAGGCTCTTCCAGATGAGCCGGGTGTTTCGCAAGGGCCGCCTCGAGGTGGCCTACTTCGTGGCCTGGCCCCAGATGGCCCCATTCGTTTGGGGCACCGCCCGCGCCACTTTGTCGCTATGCTGGAAGATGATCGTCTTCGCCGAACTCCTGGGCCGCACCAGCGGGGTGGGTTACCAGATCGCCTTCTACTTCCAGATGTTTGAGATGCGCGGCATCCTGGCCTACGGTCTGGCGATCACCGTTGCGCTGGTGGCCTTGGACGCTCTGCTGGCCTTTGGGGCGCGGCAGGCCGGGCGCTGGCGGGGGCGGGAGGCGCTGGCATGA
- a CDS encoding ABC transporter ATP-binding protein — translation MTRVVAEGLSKSFFRGPEEKKVLEGISFRLEPGQFLAILGPSGCGKTTLLHVLAGLEDGRGRLSLEPVPKLGYVFQEPRLLPWLTLERNLAFVLPRPDGARVQAWLERVGLRGFGRYYPHQVSLGMQQRAAVARALLIEPTLLLLDEPFSSLDELTAQQMRTELQGWLAQTAATVVLVTHNPLEAAYLADRVLLLSRSPTRVLSELEVPFPRPRTLEAPELWRFARGLVRRLEAGV, via the coding sequence ATGACCCGGGTGGTGGCAGAGGGCTTGTCCAAAAGCTTTTTTCGCGGCCCGGAGGAAAAGAAGGTGCTCGAGGGGATAAGCTTTCGGCTCGAGCCGGGCCAGTTTCTGGCCATACTGGGTCCTTCGGGCTGCGGGAAGACCACCCTGCTCCACGTTCTAGCCGGGCTGGAGGATGGCCGGGGTCGGCTCAGCCTCGAGCCCGTGCCCAAGCTGGGCTACGTCTTCCAGGAGCCCCGCCTGCTGCCCTGGCTCACCCTGGAGCGTAACCTGGCCTTCGTTCTGCCCAGGCCCGACGGGGCCAGGGTGCAGGCTTGGCTGGAGCGGGTGGGGCTGCGGGGCTTTGGCCGCTACTATCCCCACCAGGTCTCGCTAGGCATGCAGCAGCGGGCTGCGGTGGCAAGGGCCTTGTTGATTGAGCCCACCTTGCTCCTGCTGGACGAGCCCTTTTCAAGCCTGGACGAACTCACTGCCCAGCAGATGCGCACCGAGCTGCAGGGCTGGCTGGCCCAGACCGCGGCCACGGTGGTTCTGGTCACCCACAACCCGCTGGAGGCCGCCTACTTGGCCGACCGTGTCTTGCTACTGAGCCGCTCCCCTACCCGGGTGCTGTCCGAGCTGGAGGTACCTTTCCCGCGCCCGCGCACCCTGGAGGCACCGGAGCTATGGCGGTTTGCCCGTGGCCTGGTGCGTCGCTTGGAGGCTGGGGTATGA
- a CDS encoding ABC transporter ATP-binding protein has protein sequence MAAEPLIQTRSLSFRYGETLALDGVNLEVPSGFFALLGPNGAGKSTLVGILATLLAPQAGEAFVMGHSVRQQPRQVRKRLGLVFQEPSLDERLTVHENLAFHALIYGMGLRHGTRIREVLELVELSEWAQAPVRALSRGMKRRLEIGRAILHRPRLLVLDEPTTGLDVQSRRRIWDYLRALQAEGVSLLLTTHQLEEAQEADRVAILDRGRLLEEGSPDELRRRHGVARVVLELSHAELAERLAREQGGQREGLRLTLEIEEPQAFLAQFMPNYGGAVRHLEVRYPSLEAVFLKLTGRALRDEGAGDREALSAYAARGGEHTR, from the coding sequence ATGGCCGCTGAACCCCTCATACAAACCCGCAGCCTGAGCTTTCGCTACGGCGAAACCCTTGCCCTCGACGGGGTGAACCTCGAGGTTCCGTCTGGCTTCTTCGCCCTATTGGGCCCCAACGGGGCGGGCAAAAGCACCCTGGTCGGCATTCTGGCTACGCTGCTGGCGCCGCAAGCGGGAGAGGCTTTTGTGATGGGCCACTCGGTGCGGCAGCAGCCCCGGCAAGTGCGGAAAAGGCTGGGCCTGGTCTTCCAGGAGCCGAGCCTCGATGAGCGGCTTACGGTCCACGAAAATCTGGCCTTCCATGCGCTGATCTACGGGATGGGCCTGCGCCACGGTACGCGTATCCGTGAGGTGTTGGAGCTGGTCGAACTCTCCGAGTGGGCCCAAGCCCCGGTACGGGCCCTCTCGCGGGGGATGAAGCGGCGGCTGGAGATCGGCCGGGCCATCCTGCACCGGCCTCGCCTGCTGGTGCTGGACGAGCCCACCACCGGGCTGGACGTGCAGAGCCGCAGACGCATCTGGGACTACCTGCGGGCCCTTCAGGCCGAGGGTGTGAGTCTGCTCCTCACCACCCACCAGCTCGAAGAGGCCCAGGAGGCCGACCGGGTGGCCATCCTCGACCGGGGACGGCTTTTAGAGGAGGGTAGCCCTGACGAGCTGCGACGGCGCCATGGGGTGGCCCGGGTCGTGCTCGAGCTTTCCCATGCCGAGTTGGCCGAGCGGCTGGCGCGGGAGCAGGGGGGGCAGCGGGAGGGTTTGCGCCTGACCCTGGAGATCGAGGAGCCCCAAGCCTTTCTGGCCCAGTTCATGCCCAACTACGGCGGAGCGGTGCGGCACCTCGAGGTGCGCTACCCCAGCCTGGAGGCCGTCTTCCTGAAGCTCACCGGCCGGGCCCTGCGGGACGAGGGGGCGGGGGATCGCGAGGCGCTTTCAGCCTATGCCGCTCGGGGGGGAGAACATACCCGCTAG
- a CDS encoding ABC transporter substrate-binding protein: MRWWIAGILVAMPLAWAQEKSVRVGLQAGGTLSWVILAIERFGLVKELGLEVRATTYASKDANRLALRSGEVQIVVDDFVEVQLLRDRGFPVRAIYPYSLLTGGVAVPVKSPIQSLADLKGRSLGTTSLTDKTFLLLRALCIRKHGFDPLKDSKVSAVGSPLMAELIERGQLEAALPLWHHLARMQATGQYRELLSSAAILRELGLPTDVPLLFIIAREDTDPEALRRFLRTVQLASERMKQDSGIWEAILEARLYALPDKSQLPALRKRWESGIPQRWDVSSIVSLRLLVERLLAVAGPEIVGIERFDPRAFSTQFAAAVR, encoded by the coding sequence ATGCGCTGGTGGATTGCCGGAATACTGGTGGCCATGCCTTTGGCTTGGGCCCAGGAAAAGTCGGTGCGGGTGGGACTGCAGGCCGGTGGGACGCTCTCCTGGGTAATCCTGGCCATCGAACGCTTTGGCCTGGTGAAGGAGCTGGGCCTCGAGGTGAGGGCCACCACCTACGCCAGCAAGGACGCCAACCGCCTGGCTTTGCGCTCGGGCGAGGTGCAGATCGTGGTGGACGACTTCGTGGAGGTGCAGCTCCTGCGCGACCGGGGTTTCCCGGTGCGGGCCATCTACCCCTACAGCCTGCTCACCGGGGGGGTGGCGGTGCCGGTGAAGAGCCCCATCCAAAGCCTGGCCGACCTGAAGGGCCGCAGCCTGGGTACTACCAGCCTGACCGACAAGACCTTTTTGCTGCTGCGGGCCCTGTGCATCCGCAAGCACGGCTTCGATCCTTTGAAGGATAGCAAGGTGAGTGCGGTAGGCTCGCCGCTGATGGCCGAACTGATCGAGCGGGGACAGCTCGAGGCCGCCCTTCCCCTCTGGCACCACCTAGCTCGCATGCAGGCCACCGGACAGTACCGCGAGCTTTTGAGCTCGGCCGCCATTCTGCGTGAGCTGGGCCTGCCCACCGACGTGCCGCTGCTGTTTATCATCGCCCGGGAGGATACCGACCCCGAGGCCCTGCGGCGCTTTTTGCGGACGGTGCAGCTTGCCTCCGAGCGTATGAAGCAGGATAGCGGCATCTGGGAGGCCATCCTGGAGGCCCGGCTCTACGCCCTACCCGACAAGAGCCAGCTCCCGGCTTTGCGCAAGCGCTGGGAGAGCGGCATCCCTCAGCGCTGGGATGTTAGCTCGATCGTCTCGCTCAGGCTTCTTGTGGAGCGGCTGCTGGCGGTGGCCGGCCCGGAGATCGTGGGGATCGAACGCTTCGACCCTCGAGCCTTCAGTACCCAGTTCGCCGCAGCGGTGAGGTGA
- a CDS encoding Rieske (2Fe-2S) protein has translation MKKPRDTAKAVLLGRREALRAAFWGGTGILLGRGLSQSSLPSVVAGDLLVYAGGEKADQPILADQVGLNKALNAFPMDPNTQTVKKDPKTLIVLVRLEPKMLDKNTAKFAAGGFVAYSAICTHQGCPISQLGEVGSRKGKLVCTCHGAVYDPTAGAKVLGGQAKRPLALLPLKLQGQNLVAAGGFIGKVGAD, from the coding sequence GTGAAAAAGCCCAGAGATACGGCCAAGGCTGTCCTTTTAGGACGACGCGAAGCCCTGCGTGCGGCGTTTTGGGGGGGGACGGGCATCTTGCTGGGCCGGGGACTGTCCCAAAGCAGCTTGCCAAGCGTGGTGGCCGGCGATCTGTTGGTCTATGCGGGCGGTGAAAAGGCCGACCAGCCGATCTTAGCCGACCAGGTGGGCCTCAACAAGGCCCTAAACGCTTTCCCGATGGACCCCAACACCCAGACCGTTAAAAAGGACCCCAAGACTCTGATTGTGCTGGTGCGCCTGGAACCCAAGATGCTTGACAAAAACACCGCAAAATTTGCCGCTGGCGGTTTTGTAGCCTACTCAGCCATCTGTACCCATCAGGGTTGTCCTATAAGTCAGCTGGGTGAGGTGGGCAGCCGCAAAGGAAAATTGGTTTGCACTTGCCACGGCGCAGTATATGACCCCACCGCCGGGGCTAAGGTGCTGGGAGGACAAGCCAAGCGACCCTTGGCCCTCCTGCCGCTCAAGCTGCAGGGTCAAAACCTGGTCGCAGCGGGCGGGTTCATCGGAAAAGTCGGGGCCGATTGA